The Longimicrobiaceae bacterium DNA window GGCCAGCCGCTCCCGCCACCAGGCGAGCTGCGCCTCCAGCGTCGGCCCGCGAAGCCGGGCGCGCTGCCAGACCGCGAAGTCCCCGTACTGGAGGGGGAGCTCCGGGAGCGGCGAGGACCGCCCGCCGGCGAGGGCGCCATAGAGCGCCGCCAGCTCCCCCGCCAGCACCCCGGTGGACGCCGCGTCGAAGGCGATGTGGTGCACTACCGCCACGAGCACGTGCGACTCCGGCGCGAGACGCAGCAGGGAGGCGCGGATCACCGGTCCGCGCTCGAGGTCCAGGGGGCGTTGCACCTCCTCCGCGGCGCGCCGCCGCGCCTCGGCCGCGCGCGCCTCCCCCGGCACCCCCGACAGCTCCTCCACGGCGAGGCGGAACCCGTCCGCCGGGAGGACGCGCTGCACCGGCCCCGCCGCGCCCAGGGAGTAAACGGTGCGCAGGACTTCGTGACGCCCCACGATTGCAGCGAAGCTGGCCTCCAGCGCCGCCACGTCCAGCGGCCCGCGTACCTCCAGCACGAGGGCGACGTTGTAGGTCGCCGTTCCCGGTTCCAGGTGCTCCGAGAACCAGAGCCGCTCCTGCGCGAAGGAGAGCGGCAGCTCTCCCCCGCGGTCGGCGCGCGGGATCGCGGACGCCGAACCGGCCGCGCGCGCCTCGCCCGCGCTCCGCTGGCGGAGCTGCAGGCGGGCCTGGAGCCGGGCGAGTTGCTCGGGGGAAAGCTCCCGGAGCCGGGCGGTACGGTCGCTCATGCGGGAACGCCCGGCGGGAGGGAGAGCTCGACGGGTCCGTGCAGCGCGCCGGAGGCAATCCGGCCGGCGATCAGGACCAGCGGGTCCAGGGAGTCCACGGGGCCGAGGCCGTCGGCGGGACGGGCCAGGGAGCGGACGAGGAGGTGCAGGTCGGTGCACCCGGCGAGCAGGGCGCCCACCTCGTAGCGGGCCAGCAGCCCGCGCAGGAAGCAGACGGCCGCCTCCCGGTCGCCGCCCCGCTTGAGGACGCCGTATATCCAATCGTGCACCCGCTGCTGGTCGGCGGCCTCCGGCAGGCGCACCAGGTGGCGGACCCGCTCCCAGCGGGGGTGGCTCTCGAACACCCGCATGGCGCGCGTCCCGGCGGTGCACACGAGCAGGTGAGGCCGCTCGCGGCGCTCCAGCTCGTCACAGGCCACGTCCACCAGCGACACCACGCGCCCGGACAGCCGCGCGGGAAGGCGGGGGAGGAGGTGGTGGAGCGTCACGCAGCAGATCACCACCCGGTCCACCCCCAGCGCCTCCAGCTCCCCCAGGGCCGCCGTCAGCCGCGCCAGCAGCGCGTCCGGGCGACCCGCCAG harbors:
- a CDS encoding aspartate/glutamate racemase family protein — its product is MTAQAAARRERVGVLGGMGPLASAEFLRTIYEHGEGEREQELPVVMLYSDPTFPDRSESFLAGRPDALLARLTAALGELEALGVDRVVICCVTLHHLLPRLPARLSGRVVSLVDVACDELERRERPHLLVCTAGTRAMRVFESHPRWERVRHLVRLPEAADQQRVHDWIYGVLKRGGDREAAVCFLRGLLARYEVGALLAGCTDLHLLVRSLARPADGLGPVDSLDPLVLIAGRIASGALHGPVELSLPPGVPA